One Arcobacter sp. FWKO B genomic window, TCTTTAGTACAAGAAAGTACAAGAACTGCTTCTGCACCAGTTGTTACTCAAGAGACACCAGCAATAGTTGATGATAAAGTTGAAGAGATTATTGAAACATCAAAAGAAGTTGTAGTGCAGTTATCAGAAGAAGCAAAGGAGACAATGGATGAAGTAGTAGAAAAAGGTGTTGATGTAGTAAGTCAAACTGTTGAAACTACTAAAGAGAAAGTTGATGAAGTAATTGCTCCAACTACAGAAACTTCAACATCTTTAGATGCAGTAAAATTGTATGCTAAGTGTGTAGCATGTCATGGTACAAATGGTGAAAAAGTTGCATTAGGTAAAAGTAAAATCATAAAAGATATGAGTAAAGAGGATTTTATTGCTGCAATGAAAGGGTATCAAGATGGTACATATGGTGCTGCTATGAAAGGAATAATGGCTTCTCAAGTTAAAGGCTTGAGTGAAGATGAAATAAAAGCTATAGCGAAT contains:
- a CDS encoding c-type cytochrome, with product MKQIEILKTSRKYIISSVVAVALLSGCSDTKEEAKTSLVQESTRTASAPVVTQETPAIVDDKVEEIIETSKEVVVQLSEEAKETMDEVVEKGVDVVSQTVETTKEKVDEVIAPTTETSTSLDAVKLYAKCVACHGTNGEKVALGKSKIIKDMSKEDFIAAMKGYQDGTYGAAMKGIMASQVKGLSEDEIKAIANYIVK